Proteins found in one Brevibacillus brevis genomic segment:
- a CDS encoding RNA polymerase sigma factor: MTDQLHQMDELFFAGKVDDFLQKAKENCEAKLTGMTFAGMTHDDVVQEVLLKVYRTMKDYDQEKARVTTFVDHVITNKIRDCLRKAGTQKNLTNSNAVLVSDGDENEEETMISRIAAPIEEFRYEEVEMMIDIMEYMKLSTRDKLILQMRSEGYYHEEIGQRFNISKERVCQIIKAILKQYGEL; encoded by the coding sequence ATGACAGATCAACTTCACCAGATGGACGAGTTATTTTTTGCAGGGAAAGTCGATGATTTTTTACAGAAGGCAAAGGAAAACTGTGAAGCCAAACTGACCGGAATGACGTTTGCTGGAATGACCCACGATGATGTCGTTCAGGAGGTTCTCTTAAAGGTGTATCGCACGATGAAGGATTACGACCAGGAAAAAGCCAGAGTGACTACCTTTGTCGATCACGTGATTACGAATAAAATTCGCGACTGCTTGCGAAAAGCCGGCACGCAAAAAAACCTGACAAACAGTAATGCAGTTCTTGTTTCGGATGGAGATGAGAATGAAGAGGAAACGATGATCAGCCGTATTGCTGCTCCGATTGAGGAGTTTCGATATGAGGAAGTTGAGATGATGATCGACATCATGGAGTATATGAAGCTGTCCACGCGAGACAAGCTGATTCTCCAGATGAGAAGCGAAGGCTATTACCATGAGGAAATTGGCCAAAGATTCAATATCAGCAAGGAAAGAGTGTGTCAAATCATCAAGGCGATTTTAAAGCAGTACGGTGAGCTGTGA
- a CDS encoding family 16 glycoside hydrolase yields MNHLTGISSLAAYQFRLADHYASMRNYIGKVTFTTSPSRKYSFVYIPYGQSASMVMLDYLLANRKSFAADLQDSLQDMIRNDTSMANPMELVVVSDRSPLKESLLQDDALDADRIIKQPLQVIRRVHLSDRIKAAGMAKLNPAQMSVRVNKDELHIDLPPGSASRSIFAEAIIGKEQPVATRTKRFAGKKMNEWFTGERFSTFDLFVNTDRSLAGRKFWASLFVQMEREYATRSITHNLSIENNLPLSSRDNRHAMYTDWSRFIGERHFVFEMTRHFVQTFHRMKTKPTKVLRDMDWAYLKARQYDALLHFLHHASRIATQDLTIHRASTGFRTMLQGGSLLQNRYWGYRDFTRLLSLDSFSPTAFRPYRNDLFINRSRLHAARPYQSLGTLITEYAIGNRDVVSELAIFLSQITGTRTIQTDASLITYLEQSSRHNSHLLFVPNPINDSLREKTNPLWIPQHFELGKKDLSRPTSIIKDDLRADRQLVHAAHLWEKERAIDLSGGKAPKPSFYQDEDDIFANLENVRPSLLAEDMIFATILRLLPAHLLEDILASKEFPSHLMDDMIFASRLTDGQSILEALMEWALTNKTFDAYVDEEFLEGVRTRVQALIESEVIFSKALQDRAGILSFETWESTRQNEILSYLEEDGVTGKREVLLSSTVEEVEITSQMEAAPSTITEALVGEDVFRPAELQIENPFGYMEPDRSFLFDEHTARKSAHASDLDELPVTAILRSRITELCSGYLFATSPHERASYLVDLYDVAEKGARDGELQDDEWRKYAKLALEQTVLHEQLIAYQPEAAAHLIESILSYKQPDQAVINADWVASNQERATSLLTQIMGKKELADAVILEYLAGQLDHRKGHIEKPLLSVRDYKKAWADRIEEIGQGLVYDYSNDVLEAEHDPEHWSGGFSVPEAYDPHDPFNAYYPWTTDMNALAMGQDNWTRFGSGTWEHNRDQGTFTHPKGSSSMSGYIRNDFTYSDYQFEVDFKVDEPADGDSAGIVFKYHNDQNYWMFVVSGGSASGMPRPMQLFKVENGRSTMYSTPMNPFAWEKEKWYTLRVWVTGNRIRVWVDHNLQYDFTD; encoded by the coding sequence GTGAACCATTTGACCGGGATTTCTTCTCTAGCAGCCTATCAATTCAGACTTGCAGACCACTACGCTTCTATGCGCAACTATATCGGAAAAGTAACTTTCACGACCTCGCCCTCCCGCAAGTATTCCTTCGTCTATATTCCCTACGGACAAAGTGCCAGTATGGTCATGCTGGATTATTTGCTCGCGAACCGGAAATCATTTGCTGCTGATCTACAAGACTCTTTGCAGGATATGATTCGGAATGATACCAGCATGGCCAATCCCATGGAACTGGTCGTGGTATCCGATCGCTCGCCGCTTAAAGAGAGCTTGCTTCAGGACGATGCCCTGGATGCTGACCGAATTATCAAGCAGCCATTACAAGTTATTCGTCGTGTACATTTATCAGATCGGATTAAAGCAGCAGGAATGGCAAAGCTCAACCCTGCCCAAATGTCCGTACGCGTGAATAAGGATGAGCTGCATATAGATTTGCCACCAGGATCGGCGAGTCGTTCCATTTTTGCCGAAGCTATCATTGGGAAAGAACAACCTGTCGCAACAAGGACTAAGCGTTTCGCTGGAAAAAAGATGAATGAATGGTTCACGGGCGAGCGTTTCTCTACCTTCGATTTATTCGTAAATACCGATAGAAGCTTGGCTGGGCGAAAGTTTTGGGCTTCTCTTTTTGTGCAGATGGAAAGAGAATACGCAACCAGATCAATCACTCACAATCTATCTATTGAGAACAACCTGCCTCTTTCCAGCCGGGATAACAGACATGCCATGTATACGGATTGGTCCCGTTTCATTGGCGAGCGTCATTTTGTCTTTGAAATGACCCGTCACTTCGTGCAAACCTTCCACCGGATGAAAACAAAACCGACGAAGGTGCTTCGCGACATGGACTGGGCTTACCTCAAAGCCCGTCAGTATGACGCCTTGCTGCACTTCCTTCACCATGCAAGCAGGATCGCTACGCAAGATTTAACGATCCATCGGGCTTCTACAGGTTTTCGAACCATGCTCCAAGGTGGTTCCCTTTTGCAGAATCGCTACTGGGGCTATCGAGATTTCACGCGTCTTCTCTCCCTCGATTCCTTTTCACCAACAGCTTTCCGACCATACCGAAATGACTTGTTCATCAATCGCTCTCGACTCCATGCTGCTCGTCCCTATCAATCACTAGGTACACTCATCACGGAATATGCTATTGGTAATCGAGACGTAGTTTCGGAGCTCGCTATTTTCCTATCACAGATTACGGGAACCCGAACAATTCAAACAGATGCTTCGCTCATAACCTATCTGGAACAAAGCTCCCGACACAACAGTCACCTCTTGTTTGTTCCCAACCCCATCAATGATTCTCTTCGAGAGAAAACCAATCCGCTCTGGATTCCCCAGCACTTCGAACTCGGAAAGAAAGATCTTTCTCGTCCCACTTCGATTATCAAAGATGACCTTCGCGCAGATCGCCAGCTCGTACATGCTGCTCATCTTTGGGAAAAGGAACGCGCCATCGATCTTAGTGGGGGCAAAGCACCTAAGCCATCCTTTTACCAGGATGAGGATGACATTTTCGCCAATCTGGAAAATGTACGCCCAAGTCTCCTGGCAGAAGATATGATCTTCGCAACCATCTTGCGCTTACTGCCCGCTCATCTTTTGGAAGACATCCTTGCTTCCAAAGAATTCCCTTCCCACCTGATGGACGACATGATTTTTGCCTCGCGCCTTACAGACGGTCAGAGTATTTTAGAAGCACTCATGGAATGGGCGCTGACCAACAAAACTTTCGATGCTTACGTAGATGAAGAATTTTTAGAGGGTGTGCGGACACGGGTTCAGGCATTGATCGAATCTGAAGTCATTTTCAGTAAAGCGTTGCAAGACAGAGCCGGCATTCTTTCCTTTGAGACATGGGAGTCCACCCGCCAGAATGAGATTCTCTCGTATCTGGAGGAGGACGGGGTTACAGGAAAACGGGAAGTATTGCTCTCTTCCACGGTTGAGGAGGTGGAAATCACCAGTCAAATGGAGGCAGCCCCTTCAACCATTACAGAAGCACTGGTCGGCGAAGATGTATTCCGTCCAGCCGAGCTGCAAATTGAGAATCCATTTGGTTACATGGAACCCGATCGGTCCTTTTTGTTCGACGAGCATACAGCCCGCAAATCCGCTCACGCCAGCGACCTTGACGAGTTGCCGGTCACCGCAATACTACGCAGCAGAATCACGGAATTGTGCAGCGGCTATCTCTTCGCTACCTCCCCGCATGAACGAGCCAGTTACCTCGTCGATTTATACGATGTGGCAGAAAAAGGCGCGCGTGATGGAGAACTGCAAGACGACGAATGGCGAAAGTATGCCAAGCTCGCACTGGAACAAACGGTATTGCATGAGCAACTGATTGCCTATCAGCCGGAAGCAGCAGCTCATCTGATCGAATCCATCCTCAGTTACAAACAACCAGATCAAGCTGTTATCAACGCAGATTGGGTCGCCTCCAACCAAGAGCGTGCTACCTCGCTCCTCACCCAAATCATGGGTAAAAAAGAACTCGCAGACGCCGTCATCCTGGAATACTTGGCTGGCCAATTGGATCATAGAAAAGGTCATATCGAGAAACCATTACTTTCTGTTCGCGACTACAAGAAAGCATGGGCAGATCGTATAGAAGAAATAGGACAAGGTTTGGTCTACGACTACTCCAACGATGTTCTCGAAGCTGAACATGATCCCGAGCATTGGTCAGGTGGTTTTTCTGTTCCAGAAGCATACGATCCCCACGATCCATTCAATGCGTACTATCCATGGACGACGGATATGAATGCACTCGCGATGGGGCAAGACAACTGGACCCGTTTTGGCTCGGGCACTTGGGAGCATAATCGCGACCAAGGCACTTTTACCCATCCAAAAGGCTCCAGTAGCATGAGCGGCTACATTCGAAATGACTTTACTTATTCAGACTATCAGTTTGAGGTCGATTTCAAAGTAGATGAGCCCGCAGATGGAGACAGCGCTGGCATCGTGTTCAAATATCACAACGACCAGAACTACTGGATGTTCGTCGTCAGTGGCGGAAGCGCCAGTGGTATGCCGCGGCCCATGCAGCTTTTTAAGGTAGAGAATGGCAGATCAACCATGTACTCTACCCCGATGAACCCGTTTGCCTGGGAAAAAGAGAAATGGTACACGCTGCGTGTTTGGGTTACGGGAAACCGCATCCGCGTCTGGGTAGATCATAACCTGCAATACGATTTTACCGATTAG
- a CDS encoding M23 family metallopeptidase, whose protein sequence is MQTMSNELRRILSERLKLGELSKPSCRVEVDRLVFVPGRTEELDFIMSDPREEKTLTRTIIQDGSGDGGTALSKIPFVFPVEGKSIRDITAYMGDNRNHKGIDIACPVGTPIKAAWAGKVTKVTVSEKYTSFGFRVEIQHADGIWTRYAHMSEIHVKTGDYVTQGTIIGKSGNTGDVRSAGVTDMGTYDDPNSPRSKGRGAHLHFEVWNGKAVIDPFPYMNGSKYLFAASSNNGAGVTTDATYVGTPGATLFEERFTNNTWHSKSVYKVDELTKKLSMIERSSTEHSNLTFTFDPKGYKTVFPSPTVTTGMNLKLTSVHPGIFSMGFSTNFGEGAGELRVFFNGKMQIKVNKFSGTENVEIRDIPFPNGEMEIRIELFWNGKQVNRFSLQYIQIKELQGRPDLYGNKDKVDPTVQQEFFEEREITSTFMPGQPRKVSLQVGKFVYIDTLTLDNITHIEMDDQFEMDSCEARITISNPNGYYSPDYNPFYFPETYKETPWSYFVNGFHVGVLSENTPVRIYMGYGLNLMRVFTGLIDKLDLNGEESTMTIYCRDMYKKILNKVITEDKQYPPDIGHSAAHDTNVFSSMSRRDKIISMAKKQAKQQGPELDYKFLLAIAEHETKMGTLGKGLPPGDFILGYGCYTGEKCDPQYQGIERQLYRGAVRYREAMASKGWRFQSVDDVKYFWQGGDKGAYQWASDTNWYNSVWQIYQKFRSSTEFDSIPEWEGTAPVPTEPTAKAAYLKSAIVQDLIAHAGMYGWRSNPQDIYYPYAIVQETSYTHVTQATGKVFKAVPDKEGEFVEVDAESILTPKGWKNPFIEPPGRKFESYQYKVGEAIAEIMKDTEFRSYCDRYGTYRLEEIDMNRPIVATFTEHDNLITIHKTIDFSRGRSHLVILDEENKAGHFVDTEILMELKGEVRTGVRHVPSAKTDELKRQAARRTFFDIKRLCRTLQISIPGNPALDVLDRIYIIDSNTTTREAYTIKGIRSMFDAQNGYMQILDLFWSNNEGAIV, encoded by the coding sequence ATGCAAACGATGTCCAATGAGCTGCGTAGAATTCTCTCCGAGAGACTCAAACTCGGAGAATTATCGAAGCCCTCGTGCCGCGTCGAGGTAGATCGACTCGTCTTCGTGCCAGGCCGTACCGAAGAACTCGATTTCATTATGAGTGATCCGCGGGAAGAGAAAACATTGACCCGCACCATCATTCAAGATGGTTCAGGAGACGGGGGAACTGCTCTCTCCAAGATCCCCTTTGTCTTTCCTGTTGAGGGCAAAAGCATCCGAGATATTACAGCCTATATGGGCGACAACCGCAACCACAAAGGGATTGATATCGCTTGTCCAGTCGGTACACCTATCAAAGCTGCCTGGGCTGGCAAAGTAACAAAAGTGACTGTGTCTGAAAAATATACGAGCTTTGGCTTTCGCGTAGAAATTCAGCATGCGGATGGCATATGGACCCGTTACGCCCATATGAGCGAAATCCACGTCAAAACAGGGGATTATGTCACGCAAGGCACTATTATCGGGAAAAGCGGCAATACAGGAGACGTCCGCTCTGCCGGCGTTACGGACATGGGCACCTATGACGATCCCAATTCCCCCCGCTCCAAAGGAAGAGGAGCTCATCTGCACTTTGAGGTCTGGAATGGAAAAGCCGTTATCGATCCGTTTCCTTATATGAATGGTTCGAAGTATCTGTTTGCTGCCTCTTCCAATAACGGTGCAGGAGTCACAACCGATGCCACCTATGTTGGAACGCCAGGAGCAACTCTTTTTGAGGAACGGTTTACCAATAATACGTGGCACTCAAAATCTGTCTACAAAGTAGACGAGCTAACCAAAAAGCTATCCATGATCGAGAGAAGCTCGACGGAGCATAGCAATCTCACCTTTACCTTTGATCCCAAAGGGTACAAGACCGTCTTCCCCTCCCCAACCGTAACGACTGGCATGAATCTCAAGCTGACCTCTGTTCACCCCGGCATTTTTAGCATGGGGTTCTCCACCAACTTCGGTGAAGGTGCCGGCGAGCTGCGCGTTTTTTTCAATGGAAAAATGCAAATCAAGGTCAACAAATTCTCCGGGACAGAAAACGTAGAGATTCGTGATATCCCCTTTCCCAATGGCGAAATGGAAATTCGTATCGAGCTGTTTTGGAATGGAAAACAAGTCAATCGTTTTTCCCTCCAGTACATTCAGATCAAGGAATTGCAAGGGCGCCCCGACCTGTACGGGAACAAAGACAAAGTCGATCCGACGGTGCAGCAGGAGTTTTTTGAGGAACGGGAAATTACGAGCACCTTCATGCCTGGACAGCCGCGAAAAGTATCGCTCCAGGTCGGAAAGTTCGTCTATATTGACACCCTAACTCTGGACAATATTACCCACATCGAAATGGACGACCAGTTTGAAATGGATTCCTGTGAGGCACGAATCACGATTTCAAACCCGAACGGCTACTACAGCCCGGACTATAATCCGTTTTACTTTCCCGAAACCTACAAGGAAACCCCCTGGTCTTATTTTGTGAATGGATTCCATGTCGGTGTCCTCTCCGAAAATACTCCTGTTCGGATCTACATGGGCTATGGCCTGAATTTAATGCGCGTGTTTACTGGGCTGATCGACAAGCTCGATTTAAATGGCGAGGAATCGACCATGACCATTTACTGCCGCGATATGTACAAGAAGATTTTGAACAAGGTAATTACTGAGGACAAGCAATATCCCCCAGACATCGGACATTCTGCCGCACATGATACCAATGTTTTTTCCTCGATGTCTCGTCGGGACAAAATTATCTCGATGGCCAAAAAGCAGGCCAAGCAGCAGGGTCCAGAGCTCGATTATAAATTTCTGTTAGCCATTGCGGAGCACGAAACCAAAATGGGGACGCTGGGGAAAGGTCTGCCTCCAGGAGACTTCATTCTCGGGTATGGATGCTATACCGGTGAAAAATGCGATCCGCAATACCAAGGGATCGAGCGACAGCTCTACCGCGGAGCCGTTCGCTATCGGGAGGCCATGGCAAGCAAAGGCTGGCGCTTCCAATCAGTCGACGACGTCAAATATTTTTGGCAAGGAGGAGACAAGGGGGCTTACCAATGGGCGAGTGATACGAATTGGTATAACAGCGTGTGGCAAATCTATCAAAAGTTCCGTTCCAGCACGGAGTTTGATTCGATCCCTGAATGGGAGGGTACCGCACCTGTCCCAACTGAACCAACTGCCAAAGCCGCCTACCTCAAATCCGCCATTGTACAAGACTTGATTGCCCATGCAGGAATGTACGGCTGGCGTAGCAATCCGCAAGACATTTACTACCCCTATGCCATTGTACAAGAGACAAGCTATACCCACGTGACGCAGGCAACAGGCAAGGTTTTCAAGGCTGTGCCCGATAAAGAGGGCGAATTTGTGGAAGTCGATGCCGAATCCATTTTGACCCCAAAGGGTTGGAAAAATCCTTTTATTGAGCCACCCGGACGCAAATTCGAATCGTATCAATACAAAGTCGGAGAAGCCATCGCGGAAATCATGAAAGATACAGAATTCCGTTCCTATTGTGACCGTTATGGCACGTATCGCTTGGAAGAGATTGATATGAATCGGCCGATTGTGGCTACTTTTACGGAGCACGATAATTTGATCACGATTCATAAGACGATCGATTTTTCCCGTGGCAGGAGCCATCTTGTCATTTTGGACGAAGAAAATAAGGCTGGTCATTTCGTAGATACCGAGATTTTGATGGAGTTAAAAGGCGAGGTCCGCACAGGCGTGAGGCACGTTCCCTCTGCCAAGACAGACGAATTGAAGCGACAGGCCGCGCGACGAACATTTTTTGATATAAAACGCTTGTGCCGTACGCTGCAAATTTCCATCCCTGGCAACCCTGCCTTGGATGTCCTCGATCGTATTTACATTATCGACTCTAATACAACCACCCGAGAAGCGTATACCATCAAAGGAATCCGATCGATGTTCGATGCGCAGAACGGCTATATGCAAATCCTCGATTTATTTTGGAGCAACAACGAGGGGGCGATTGTGTAA
- a CDS encoding discoidin domain-containing protein, which translates to MSVRITRTGTEVVLDHNQLANKGKRTHAEIDSYLQELDDARENKPSLQDKFRELKDKDDEQDRQLDAVKGAVSTFQTGLNTLSSTVGAVEAKNQTQDLRLSQVEQKNAQQDQAILKLQSDVSSNPNAEVVAARRDRDGRTFPSLKARLDDMQGRIGSGGGGGNNGGASSSSFDLQTPINILLNTFRDAETHNRPAYRQNNMYVDVFSDSSGIDTEKSSSFAIINGTVSPGLYDTNIIMSSPTEPTPYHVTSSSETSVYPGWMGINGNVTDYYYSNGATPPAEGHWWQIDFFVPKIITKLAIKPLRISSGQYSIASFTLQGSNDDTNWTDIYAGSPVNTDSETEHNFTNTSAYRYYRLAKLRSYLRAYPVIYTGWHEIKFYEAIDAVTLVTKAVNVGRSPKKIITTAEYTDAVTFDLTLDGTTWVNNIDLNKLIDTSSLKGTNLQLRANIPSTGSLKSLGFTWYDDSMLVEMPSKEGGGGDRSSTKPLVDVVAATNILRNAYRTLEKENQGASIRHNLYADCFKDTSGIDESKSESFQITNGTVIKSAGAIYSWQTLGVQTASSVGDYNNNNSSYRPFKANSTTVNYSVEKIADDNAIATSGGYTDCWLQSGTSADLFMKWVTPVEIYKIILWMNGSSGQSGHDYCDHQIFVKNPSTGQWEAVTPRINLASNNDTGVHGDGSWHYPVNLGYLINEVKVTVWNKSTYMTVTEIQILQTSDKNPVMVSKPIPLAKAPTHLVLDAEYEGNIRIDLSLDGGTTFTAGVPLNQLVDLNTFLPGNSLVIRANLSDKAVLNSIGCIWYDKDTLPTYTDTVGGSSGGNVPGNGVSMIQVEKYGVTASPISPSEVNITIPYTTDYKIPPIEVLKFAPGEHNYSLGIASFSSNEAPNFDHDNYMELDGTLRLKTEYSIELTEDVVLPSGNSVYSLTLDMNQYSSIEKIKVN; encoded by the coding sequence ATGTCGGTCAGAATCACCCGAACAGGCACCGAAGTCGTCCTCGATCATAATCAGTTGGCCAACAAGGGAAAACGTACCCACGCCGAAATCGACTCCTACCTCCAGGAGCTGGATGATGCCAGAGAGAATAAACCGAGCTTACAGGATAAATTCCGTGAGCTAAAAGATAAAGACGATGAACAGGATCGTCAGCTTGATGCCGTGAAAGGTGCTGTTTCTACCTTTCAAACGGGGCTGAATACGTTATCGTCAACGGTCGGTGCGGTAGAAGCGAAAAATCAGACGCAAGATCTCCGTCTTTCGCAAGTCGAGCAAAAAAACGCACAGCAAGACCAAGCCATTTTGAAGCTGCAAAGCGATGTCTCCTCTAACCCGAATGCCGAGGTGGTCGCTGCACGCCGGGATCGGGATGGGCGAACTTTTCCTAGTCTGAAAGCTCGGTTGGATGATATGCAGGGGAGGATTGGTTCTGGCGGTGGGGGGGGAAATAATGGGGGAGCATCAAGCAGTTCCTTTGATTTACAGACCCCAATCAATATTTTGCTGAATACCTTCCGTGATGCGGAAACACATAACAGACCCGCCTATCGTCAAAACAACATGTATGTAGATGTATTTAGCGATTCCTCAGGAATTGATACCGAAAAGTCATCTTCTTTTGCCATTATAAATGGTACTGTCTCACCCGGGCTTTACGATACAAACATCATCATGTCCAGTCCAACTGAACCCACCCCTTATCACGTAACCTCGTCTAGTGAAACATCTGTTTACCCTGGATGGATGGGAATCAACGGAAATGTAACTGATTACTATTATTCAAATGGAGCGACTCCTCCGGCAGAAGGTCATTGGTGGCAAATTGACTTTTTCGTCCCCAAAATTATTACTAAGCTCGCAATTAAACCTCTTCGAATTTCCAGTGGACAGTACAGTATTGCCTCGTTTACGCTTCAAGGTTCAAACGATGATACGAATTGGACAGATATATACGCAGGATCTCCTGTAAACACTGATTCAGAAACAGAACACAACTTCACCAATACTTCTGCATACCGCTATTACCGCCTGGCCAAGCTTCGCAGTTATCTCAGGGCATACCCAGTGATTTATACCGGTTGGCACGAGATTAAATTCTATGAAGCTATTGACGCTGTTACGCTCGTGACTAAGGCAGTTAATGTTGGCCGCTCTCCAAAGAAGATTATTACAACTGCGGAGTATACTGACGCGGTCACCTTCGACCTGACCCTTGATGGAACAACTTGGGTAAACAACATCGATTTAAACAAGCTAATCGATACCTCTTCACTAAAAGGTACAAACCTCCAATTACGAGCTAACATTCCGTCTACAGGCAGTTTAAAATCGTTAGGATTTACTTGGTATGACGATAGTATGCTTGTTGAGATGCCAAGCAAAGAAGGGGGAGGCGGGGATCGTAGCAGTACCAAACCGTTAGTAGACGTTGTTGCTGCTACTAATATTTTGCGTAATGCTTATCGTACTTTGGAAAAGGAAAATCAAGGGGCATCTATTCGGCACAATCTGTATGCAGATTGTTTTAAGGATACGTCGGGAATTGATGAATCTAAGTCAGAATCCTTTCAAATAACCAATGGAACTGTCATCAAATCTGCAGGCGCTATTTATAGCTGGCAAACACTTGGTGTACAGACCGCTTCTTCCGTTGGAGATTATAATAACAACAATTCTTCCTATCGACCATTCAAAGCAAATAGCACGACAGTTAACTATTCTGTTGAAAAAATTGCAGATGATAATGCCATTGCAACATCAGGTGGATATACTGATTGCTGGCTTCAGAGTGGTACAAGTGCTGACTTATTCATGAAATGGGTGACACCCGTAGAAATATATAAAATCATACTTTGGATGAATGGTAGTTCAGGACAGAGCGGACACGATTATTGCGATCATCAAATTTTTGTCAAAAATCCATCAACAGGTCAATGGGAAGCAGTTACCCCAAGAATTAATCTCGCTTCAAATAACGATACAGGAGTACATGGTGACGGTTCATGGCACTACCCTGTCAACCTGGGCTATCTAATTAATGAAGTTAAAGTAACCGTATGGAATAAAAGCACATACATGACCGTTACTGAAATACAAATACTGCAAACATCTGATAAAAATCCTGTCATGGTTTCCAAACCGATTCCATTGGCAAAGGCGCCAACCCATCTTGTGCTGGATGCAGAGTACGAGGGCAATATCCGCATTGATTTGTCACTCGATGGAGGAACCACGTTCACAGCAGGTGTTCCATTGAATCAGCTAGTTGATTTAAACACTTTCTTGCCAGGTAATTCTCTTGTCATTCGAGCCAACCTTAGTGATAAAGCAGTCCTTAACAGCATCGGCTGCATTTGGTATGACAAAGACACTCTCCCCACCTATACAGATACGGTAGGCGGTAGTTCAGGGGGTAACGTACCTGGCAACGGTGTTTCAATGATTCAAGTAGAAAAGTATGGAGTTACCGCCTCACCTATTTCTCCCTCAGAAGTAAATATCACCATCCCCTACACTACTGATTATAAAATACCCCCTATTGAGGTTTTGAAATTTGCCCCCGGTGAACACAATTATTCTCTCGGGATTGCATCCTTTTCTAGTAACGAAGCCCCTAACTTTGATCATGACAACTATATGGAGCTAGATGGTACATTACGGCTTAAAACTGAGTACTCGATTGAATTGACAGAAGACGTTGTGCTTCCGTCTGGTAACAGTGTGTACTCATTGACTCTTGATATGAATCAATATTCGAGTATTGAGAAAATCAAGGTGAATTGA
- a CDS encoding S-layer homology domain-containing protein, with product MMTQQYAFGTANQRYKKKLFVDTGFEFIEVNARLIEPYSPPSPQPSLREIKIINAPSHIHHSGFSSYQCSLTLLFPDKESYNDYLSYAGWTHKFYDEKGSIFLGSAESITPHVLEAGRRYSATVDLILIKKDSIERESRFQFQDIEGHWAQKNIEEMADLGLITVITRDGKPVIYFRPNDFVTRAEFIAFLNRTRRLVERMIRE from the coding sequence ATGATGACCCAACAATACGCCTTTGGCACCGCCAATCAGCGCTACAAAAAAAAGCTGTTCGTCGATACAGGGTTCGAGTTCATAGAAGTAAACGCCCGACTTATCGAGCCGTATTCTCCGCCAAGTCCCCAGCCTTCCTTGCGCGAAATCAAAATCATCAACGCTCCCTCTCACATCCACCACTCCGGTTTTAGCAGCTACCAGTGTTCATTGACCTTGCTTTTTCCAGACAAGGAATCGTATAACGATTACTTGAGCTACGCAGGCTGGACCCACAAGTTTTACGATGAAAAGGGAAGTATTTTCCTTGGAAGCGCGGAATCCATCACCCCCCATGTACTTGAGGCGGGACGCCGCTACAGCGCCACCGTCGATCTGATCCTCATCAAAAAAGACTCCATCGAACGCGAATCACGTTTTCAATTTCAAGATATTGAAGGACATTGGGCGCAAAAAAACATCGAGGAAATGGCCGATCTCGGGCTAATCACGGTCATTACCCGAGATGGGAAGCCCGTCATTTATTTCCGCCCCAATGATTTCGTGACGCGTGCCGAGTTTATTGCTTTTTTGAATCGGACAAGGCGGCTGGTAGAGCGGATGATTCGGGAATAG
- a CDS encoding thymidylate kinase: MRQPTIVAFEGIDANAKEAQAALLEENLRCLGYKVKRVSFPRLDTPIGAVIGMWLRCEIELDEKAVGKLFEADFLDYQREMARISKENVDFIIIDHYELSNYYYFYIKDTPLSWYATMSDLTKRPDATFFLRTEVDANHATLLKVQEAYLSLAHASRRSVYTLDTESEWRECRKTFSKQSIRYI, encoded by the coding sequence ATGAGACAACCCACGATTGTCGCTTTCGAAGGAATTGACGCCAACGCGAAGGAAGCCCAAGCGGCGTTACTGGAAGAAAATTTGAGATGCCTCGGATATAAGGTGAAAAGAGTATCGTTTCCGCGTTTAGATACCCCAATCGGAGCAGTCATTGGCATGTGGCTTCGCTGCGAAATTGAGCTGGATGAGAAAGCAGTAGGAAAGCTTTTTGAAGCGGATTTTTTGGACTATCAGCGAGAAATGGCGAGGATTTCGAAGGAAAACGTTGATTTTATCATCATTGATCATTACGAACTGTCCAATTATTACTACTTCTATATAAAGGATACTCCCCTTTCCTGGTACGCCACGATGAGTGATTTGACAAAGCGACCTGATGCAACCTTTTTTCTGCGAACCGAAGTAGATGCGAATCATGCCACGCTGCTAAAGGTGCAGGAAGCCTATCTTTCCCTGGCCCATGCTTCGCGCCGATCGGTTTATACGCTGGATACGGAATCGGAGTGGAGAGAATGCAGAAAAACATTCTCCAAGCAGTCCATCAGGTACATCTGA